The genome window ATTTAATAAGGTGAACTTTACGAAAGGTGCAAGGGAAGCTAAATGGTCTTGTCCAAGGGAAAGCTCTTGTTTTCCAACTGCTGCAGCATGATAGTTCATGCTGTTCATCATCGCTATTACCTGTTTTTGTTGCGAGAGCGGGGTCGCGCTATTTATAAAGCTGCCCGCATCTAAAAGTAATCCGCTTATTTCCTGTTTCTCCAATTCAGCCTTGATCCGGCTTAGTCCGCCTGTGTTTTTATAAGCAGCTTCGATATTCCCCAACAGATCATTGGTGTGATATATAGTTACCGCATTTTTTGACGAGTGGATTGTGTTAATCTGTTTGCTAACAGCTGCTGCAGAAGCCATCGGTTTACAAAATGCGGCTGTTGCGGCCATAAGAGATATTTGGTTTAAAAACACTCTGCGGGTTTTATTCATCGTGATGTAGTTAATAAGTTAATTAGAGACGATAAATATATAGTATTTTTCAAATAATAATAAAAAAATAATTTAGAGAAAATAACCTGACCGAAGTTTGTAGTTGGGTGTTTCGCTTTTTTTCTGAGATTTTTTTTATTAAAGTTCTGTAAAAGAGTTTTTTAATAAAAATTATATAAGGAATAGTGTTGAACCTAAAATACATTGATAAACGTTCATAAATCAAATAAATTATTAACGGCAAAATTTATTTGATTATTTTTTTTGTATTGTAAAAAAAACTATTTAATATTGAACTGCTAAACTTAATACAATTTAAACTTAAACCTTATGAACCCAAGTTTTATTGGAGCCATTTACATTTTCGGAGGGAATTTTCCTATTGCCGGTTTTTCGTTTTGCCAGGGCCAGCTGGTCGCAATATCAGAAAATGATACTTTATACACTTTGTTAGGTACTACTTTCGGCGGCGATGGGGTACAGACCTTCGGGCTGCCTGATTTGCGTGGAAGGATGATCGTCGGCCAGGGCCAGGGGCCGGGTTTAAGCCAGTACGTTATCGGCCAAAGGTCAGGTGTTGAAAATGTTACGCTCACCACCAATACGATGCCTTCGCATACGCATCTTATCAATGCCAACTCTGGCGCAGGTACAACGTCGACAGCAAGTACAAGTTCATACATGGCTGCAGTAGTTTCCGGTACCACTCCCGAAAATTTTTACAACACCGCTACTCCTAACGCTACATTGGCTGCCTCTACCTTATCATCGGCCGGAAGCAATATTCCTTTCTCTATAGTTCAACCGGTGTTAGCAATGAATTATGTAATTTCCTTATACGGTATATACCCGTCACGTAATTAGGCGCTAATAAATAAACAATTAAATATAATCAGTGAGTTCGGCGATTATCCCGACAACTGATCTGAAAAATAAAAAGCAACCTTAATCTCATATCATGGAACCATATTTAGGTCAAATTATTCTGCTCGGGTTCGATTTCAATCCAAAAGGGTGGGCGCTTTGTGCTGGCCAATTAATGTCGATACAACAAAACCAGGCGCTATTCTCTATTTTGGGCACTACCTACGGGGGAAACGGCGTCCAGACTTTTGCACTGCCTGATTTACGCGGCCGTGTGGCTCTTCATACTGGCCAGGGCCCCGGGCTTTCCAATTACGTCCTTGGCGAAGTATCGGGTACGCAAAGCACTACGCTGCTGCCTGGCAATTTGCCGTCACATAATCACTTGATGAATGCCAATACAGGTGCAGGTAATTCCGGAGCACCCTCAGGTAACCTGCTGGCTCAGGGGCCGGTTATAGGTGGTGTAAACGTAAACGAATATACAACCAGTGCCAATACCACGATGAATGCAACGTCAATTGCTGTTGCGGGAGGAAGTCAGCCTGTTTCAATACTGCAACCTTATTTGGCCCTTAACTACAGTGTAGCATTACAGGGAATTTTTCCGTCGAGAAACTAAATAACTTGCATTGAACTAGAATTAATTAAAAGAATAGAAATTTTTATTAAACCAATAGCCTTATGGATCCATATTTAGGATGTGTAATCATTTTTGCGGGCAACTTCGAAATTCGCGGATTTCGGTTCTGCTCAGGTCAATTACTACCTATATCACAAAATACAGCTTTGTTTTCTCTACTTGGCACTTATTACGGTGGCAACGGAACTTCAAACTTTGCCCTGCCAGACCTTAGGGGACGCGGCGCGATAGGACAAGGACCGGGGCCAGGCCTAACTGAATATGTGATCGGTGAAAGTGCAGGAGAGGAAAGTGTTACTTTATTAAGTGGTAATATTCCTGTGCACACTCACCTGGTAAATGCATTTAACGGATCAACAGTAGCAACAGCTTCTAATTCACCGGCTAATGCTTTTTTTGCTGAAGGACCTAAGGCCGGTGGCATTAGCGGAAAAGCGCCGAACTACTATTTGACTCCCGGAGTGCCAAATGTGACTTTAAACCCGCTGGCTGTTGGGGTCAACCCCGGTGGAGGCTCAATTCCTGTACCTGTGATGCAGCCTTTTTTGGCAGTAACTCATTTAATAGCAATGAACGGAATTTTCCCTCCAAGAAACTAAATGTTAATATATAAACTATCCTGCCAATGACAGGACCTATAAAAATAGGAATATTGACGCCGTTTTCCGGCATTTATCCCTATTACGGACAACACCTGATGGCAGGCATGCTATTAGGAATATACCCCGGTGCTGCAAAAAAAAATGAAATACAATTTATACCGGTGTACACTAAAATGGGCGATCCTGCCAGTGTACTTGAAGCCGTAAACCGGTTGGTATTTTTTGAACAGGTTGATATTATTTCGGGATTAATTAATTATCAGTCAATCCCTGAAATCATTCCTGTGATAGAACGCCACAATAAACTGGGTTTTTTTGTTGATATGGGTGAATATATTCCCTGGTTCAACTACCTAAGCCCGAGGGTTTTTTACTCGTCACAGCAAATTTGGCAAACACAATATGCCTTAGGTAACTGGGCTGCTAAAGAATACGGTGACGGCGGATTGATGGTAATGACATTATATGAGGCCGGTTATCATATCAGCAACGCTTTCCACAAAGGGGCAATAGATGCTGGTGTAAACAGGTTGAATATGCACGTAATACCGCATGATAAAAACAACCCGAAAAATTTGGATCTTGATGATTTTTTCGAAAAGATCAAAAAAAATCCACCTCCATATGTTCACGCAATTTTTGCCGGAAGCATTGGGAACGATTTTTTGCAGAAGTGGAAAGAGTCGGGGTTTCATAAAAAAATCCCGCTGGTAGTTGTGGAAAATATGGCTTACGATGACCTGTTGGAAGATGCTGCTGGTTTAGATCTTGAATTCTTTTCAGCAAGTACCTGGAACCGGAACGACGAAAATGTGCGCAATGCTGAATTTGTGAAACGGTTCGAAAAAACGGGTGGGCAAATGGCAAACGTGTTTGGGTTGCTGGGATACGAAATAGGCCTTGCATTACGGGAAATTAAACCGCTAATTCAAAAGAGGGAGTGGAGTAAAATTTGTGATTTGCTGCAAAAGGAGTCGATAATAGGACCCAGGGGCGAACGTAACTTTTATCCGGCATCGGGCTTTTCCCTTCCGGTAACAGATATTGTAAGTGTTAAAACATCAATAAATAAAATATATAAAACAGTAATAGGCCAGGGCAAAGGTTTGAAATTTGATTCGGAGGCGTTTAAAGACATCCACGAAGGAAGTGTAAGCGGCTGGCAAAATCCATATTTGTGTATCTAAGAAAAAGGTTATGAAGAAAATTTTTACAAAAGTTTATTACGCTGCTGCAGTAATTATCCTTTTTTTGGGGGCAACGCTCTCTGTTAACGCGCAGTACACTGCTAAAACTTTAGCTGCTAATGTATGGTCATCGGCGGTCGCCAAAGACGGAAGTGGTAACGTATATGTTGTAGAGGCCATTACAAAGAATGGATTTAACGACTATGCAAAGGTTTTAAAATACACTAATGGCACAGGCAGCCCGGCCACTATATATACCGGCAATGCTATACCTTTTAGTAATGCTGATGGACAAACTGATGATTATGCTTTTGGATTGGCTGTAACCAGTAATGGAGATGTGTATGTAACTACCACAACAAATTATACAGGTACACCGGCGTTTTATGGTAATATCATCAAGTTGACAAATAATTCGGGTACGTATGCTGCGTCAACATTCTTTACCGGCACTGCGGATCTTGCAGGTTTTACTTCACTTGCGGTAGATGCAAGCGATAATCTTTATTGCCTTCGTTATCATGCCAGTTCTTCAGCAGGGCCAAGCGGATCATACGAGGTTGTTGAATTTCCGGCCTCCGGAGGTGTTCCTTCAACCAGCGGTGCAACTGTAATTTATAATCAGTTATACTTAAACGCCTTATCGTCAGCTGACGGTTACAGCAACATAACCGGACTTGCAATTGACCCTAGCGGAAACATATATGTAGCAGATGCATTTGATATTACTTCGCCGGCCACAGACGGGGGCCATGTTTATAAACTTACAAAATCGGGAAATACTTACACGCCCTCAACTTTTACAACCGGAAAAAGAACCAGGGCTTTGGCAACTGATGCAGCAGGAAACGTTTATGCTACAAACGGAACAAGTGCAGGCAGCGCTTATTCACTTGTTGAATATGCGGGCGGCTCAAATGCATCTCCGCTCACGCTTTACACCAATTTTGGTACCGATGGTAATTTTTATCCTTTTGGCATTGCGGCATTAAGCAGTAATAATATTTTTGTTGCCGATGGCAGCGAAGGCGGTGGTATTGATGGTAGCCTGGTGCAATTATTTGGGCCTGCATCAACTGCTGCAACAGGTGTTAGTTTTTCAAGTATAGGTGCTACAACGGCTACTGCCACATGGTCAGCTAACGGTAACGGAACTTCAAGGGTAGCATTCATAGCTAACGCATCTACCGGTAGTCCCGCACCTGTTAACAGTACTACTTATACAGCTAATGTAAACTTTGGTTCAGGTACCCAAATTGCTAGCACTGGTTGGTATTGTATTTATAATGGTACAGGTTCTCCTGCCAATGTAAATCTTACTGGTCTTACTGCCGGTCAAACTTATAGGGTGATGGTGTTAGAATATAACGGGGTGGCCGGCGCTGAAAACTATCTGCAAACTACAGGAACAAACAATCCTAATAATTTCACAGCACAGTCGCCGGTGGCCATAACTTCTTTGGCCCGCGCAGGAGCAACACCTACTAATGCATCATCTGTTTCTTACACGGCTACTTTTGCAGGATCAATAACAGGTTTAACTGCCAGCAATTTCTCATTGACCACTACAGGTGTTAGCGGTGCCAGCATAGGTACCGTAACCGGATCAGGAACAACCTGGACCATACCGGTAAGTACAGGTACAGGCGACGGTACAATTCAATTAAACCTGGCGAATGCAACCGGAGTATCGCCGGGAATAACTACAAGTTTGCCTTTCGCCGGTGAGGTTTACACGATTGATAAAACCCCTGCGACACTTACCTCAGGCTCTTATTTTAGCAATAACGGCAACAGCTCGCAGTATGCTAAGGTAGGCGATAATATTACTTTGAGCATTGGATACAATGAAGTTTTGCAAAGCCTGACCATGACAATAGGCGGCCACGCGGTAAGCGTTACCCCATCGAACGGTAACAAGAACTGGACAGGTGTGTATACGGAGACTTCGGGAGATACGGAAGGCAATGTTCCATGGACGCTTAGCGCTACCGATCTGGCGGGCAACATCCGGAATTATTCCAATACAGATTTTGGCACGGTGCTGATATTTGATAAAACACCTCCTGCAATTAACATAGGTGCGCCAACACCGGCAATAGCAGGTAACGGCGCCGGAAACCCGGTAACTTACGCTGTTACTTACAGTGATGCCAACTTTAATTACAGCACCCTGTCAACCGGCGACATTACGTTGAACGCAACCGGTACGGCTACAGGCACGGTCAGCTTAAGCGGCTCGGGCCAATCATACACGGTAACGGTTTCAAATATTACCGGCCTGGGTACCCTTGGCATATCGATAGCTGCTGGTACCGCTGCTGACATTCCGGGCAACATATCCGTTGCGGCGGGACCATCAGGAACATTCAATGTAGTATCAGCAGATGCAACACTGGCAAACCTGAGTACAACAGCCCCCGGCGGCTTTACACCAGCATTTGATGCGGCTACTACCAGCTATACAGCTGCTGTACCAAACAACACAACTACTACCACGGTAACGCCAACTTCAACAGATGCAGCTGCAACTATCCAGGTAAGAGTAAACGGTGGCAGCTATGCTGCAGTAAGCAACGGCGCCGCTTCCGGAGCACTGGCACTAAACGTCGGCAGTAACCCAATTGATGTTCTGGTAACAGCAGAGGACGGTGCAACGACAAAAACCTATACAATTACCGTAACCCGGGCCCCTTCGATCAATGCGCTTTTAAGTTCGCTTACATTTAATCCGTACCTAAAAGCTGTCACCGTATCTGGCCCAGATTACAGGGATTACATTAGTTCAGTTGCCAATTCAGTTAGCTCAATTACCGTAAAACCGGTAACACAGGACCCAACTGCTACGGTAACAGTTAACGGTACTACTGTAAGTTCAGGCACTTCATCAACCCCAATAGCACTTAATATCGGGGCAAACGTTATCACCACAGTGGTAACTGCACAGGATGGTGTTACCCAAAATACCTATAGTATTACAGTAACGCGCCAGGGTGATGCACTGTTAAGTTCGTTAAAGTTTAGCCCGCCGTTAACTATTACTCCGGTGTCAGGTCCTTATTTTAAGAATTACGTAGGATCATTAAACAGCTCGGTAAGTTCGGTTCAGGTAATGCCGATAGCAGAGGATCCGACCTCAACTATAAAAGTTAACGGCGTTACGGTAGCTTCAGGTGCTACGTCTGATCCTGTAGCATTGAATATGGGCGCGAATACCATCAATACTGTGGTAACAGCTGCGGATGGGGTTACGACGAAAACCTACAGCATCGTAATCACCCGTACTTACAGCACCTTGCTAACCTCGCTGAAATTTAACCCTTACATAAAGGCCGTCACCGTATCAGGTACTAATTATAAGGAC of Mucilaginibacter xinganensis contains these proteins:
- a CDS encoding phage tail protein, whose amino-acid sequence is MNPSFIGAIYIFGGNFPIAGFSFCQGQLVAISENDTLYTLLGTTFGGDGVQTFGLPDLRGRMIVGQGQGPGLSQYVIGQRSGVENVTLTTNTMPSHTHLINANSGAGTTSTASTSSYMAAVVSGTTPENFYNTATPNATLAASTLSSAGSNIPFSIVQPVLAMNYVISLYGIYPSRN
- a CDS encoding beta strand repeat-containing protein — protein: MKKIFTKVYYAAAVIILFLGATLSVNAQYTAKTLAANVWSSAVAKDGSGNVYVVEAITKNGFNDYAKVLKYTNGTGSPATIYTGNAIPFSNADGQTDDYAFGLAVTSNGDVYVTTTTNYTGTPAFYGNIIKLTNNSGTYAASTFFTGTADLAGFTSLAVDASDNLYCLRYHASSSAGPSGSYEVVEFPASGGVPSTSGATVIYNQLYLNALSSADGYSNITGLAIDPSGNIYVADAFDITSPATDGGHVYKLTKSGNTYTPSTFTTGKRTRALATDAAGNVYATNGTSAGSAYSLVEYAGGSNASPLTLYTNFGTDGNFYPFGIAALSSNNIFVADGSEGGGIDGSLVQLFGPASTAATGVSFSSIGATTATATWSANGNGTSRVAFIANASTGSPAPVNSTTYTANVNFGSGTQIASTGWYCIYNGTGSPANVNLTGLTAGQTYRVMVLEYNGVAGAENYLQTTGTNNPNNFTAQSPVAITSLARAGATPTNASSVSYTATFAGSITGLTASNFSLTTTGVSGASIGTVTGSGTTWTIPVSTGTGDGTIQLNLANATGVSPGITTSLPFAGEVYTIDKTPATLTSGSYFSNNGNSSQYAKVGDNITLSIGYNEVLQSLTMTIGGHAVSVTPSNGNKNWTGVYTETSGDTEGNVPWTLSATDLAGNIRNYSNTDFGTVLIFDKTPPAINIGAPTPAIAGNGAGNPVTYAVTYSDANFNYSTLSTGDITLNATGTATGTVSLSGSGQSYTVTVSNITGLGTLGISIAAGTAADIPGNISVAAGPSGTFNVVSADATLANLSTTAPGGFTPAFDAATTSYTAAVPNNTTTTTVTPTSTDAAATIQVRVNGGSYAAVSNGAASGALALNVGSNPIDVLVTAEDGATTKTYTITVTRAPSINALLSSLTFNPYLKAVTVSGPDYRDYISSVANSVSSITVKPVTQDPTATVTVNGTTVSSGTSSTPIALNIGANVITTVVTAQDGVTQNTYSITVTRQGDALLSSLKFSPPLTITPVSGPYFKNYVGSLNSSVSSVQVMPIAEDPTSTIKVNGVTVASGATSDPVALNMGANTINTVVTAADGVTTKTYSIVITRTYSTLLTSLKFNPYIKAVTVSGTNYKDYTANVSNAVSSVTVTPVAQDPSATITVNGTTVASGTASASIPLNVGDNTITTIVTAPDASGTRTYSIVITRGVNALLSSLTFSPRITTTTVSGPDYRDYTATVNNTVSSVTVTPVTQDATSTVTVNGTPVTSGTASSAISLNEGDNTITTVVTAKDNTTTNTYSTVITRLAPPVVASTYDATLVAVAPVRTPDIQVHQNVSPNGDGNGDVLKIDGITAYPENTLQIMSRSGALVYEAKGYDNATKAFDGHASTNGKLQEPGTYFYSLDYKVGKDVVHKTGFIVLKY
- a CDS encoding phage tail protein, with protein sequence MEPYLGQIILLGFDFNPKGWALCAGQLMSIQQNQALFSILGTTYGGNGVQTFALPDLRGRVALHTGQGPGLSNYVLGEVSGTQSTTLLPGNLPSHNHLMNANTGAGNSGAPSGNLLAQGPVIGGVNVNEYTTSANTTMNATSIAVAGGSQPVSILQPYLALNYSVALQGIFPSRN
- a CDS encoding phage tail protein, whose translation is MDPYLGCVIIFAGNFEIRGFRFCSGQLLPISQNTALFSLLGTYYGGNGTSNFALPDLRGRGAIGQGPGPGLTEYVIGESAGEESVTLLSGNIPVHTHLVNAFNGSTVATASNSPANAFFAEGPKAGGISGKAPNYYLTPGVPNVTLNPLAVGVNPGGGSIPVPVMQPFLAVTHLIAMNGIFPPRN
- a CDS encoding ABC transporter substrate-binding protein, whose amino-acid sequence is MTGPIKIGILTPFSGIYPYYGQHLMAGMLLGIYPGAAKKNEIQFIPVYTKMGDPASVLEAVNRLVFFEQVDIISGLINYQSIPEIIPVIERHNKLGFFVDMGEYIPWFNYLSPRVFYSSQQIWQTQYALGNWAAKEYGDGGLMVMTLYEAGYHISNAFHKGAIDAGVNRLNMHVIPHDKNNPKNLDLDDFFEKIKKNPPPYVHAIFAGSIGNDFLQKWKESGFHKKIPLVVVENMAYDDLLEDAAGLDLEFFSASTWNRNDENVRNAEFVKRFEKTGGQMANVFGLLGYEIGLALREIKPLIQKREWSKICDLLQKESIIGPRGERNFYPASGFSLPVTDIVSVKTSINKIYKTVIGQGKGLKFDSEAFKDIHEGSVSGWQNPYLCI